A window of Castanea sativa cultivar Marrone di Chiusa Pesio chromosome 8, ASM4071231v1 genomic DNA:
TATaccagtttaaaaaaaaaaaaaacaatgaataaactctaatcaacaaatataaatgACCAAGAATACTGAAATCCACACGTTAAACACTTAAATTCCTAACAAAGTAACAAACAAACGTAGCAAAAGTTATACAATGGAGCCAAGAATAccaaatagggggaaaaaaaagctaAACAGAAAACAGTACCTCACTTGATAAATGGTGAGAAAGAAGAGCACCTATACAAGGAAACATAACTAAAGAGAAAAGTTGTACTAAATTACTTTAAATTAGTCCAGTCCAAAGatacacttattttatataaaatttttttttcttttttatagaaagtCTATAGAAAAAACATGACAAAATTGACATATGCTGATGTGATTAATTGTTAgtaatcgaaaaaaaaaaataatgtcaataaTGAGCTCAAATAAGAACCTATAAGCTTGTAAATTTAACTGGAGTAAAAAATGttgccaaatttttttagtttattttattaaaaaactaaattgtatAAAAAGCTTAAAAATACTATTCCTTCAAAGCGACTCATCATTACAACTAGTGTGCTTCAAGAAGAAAAGGCAGGAAAAATATAGAAGGTATTCAAAGTCTAACTCAAGGGTATTCAAAGGCAGGAAAAATACGACTCTCGTGGGTATGAAAAATTTGGTCCTAGTCCCAAAAATAGACTAGACGGACCAAACACTAGGGATATAGatttttaaatgtttgttttttaaaggataaaatttagttacaaaattagtttcagcctaaggttacaaccttactcaatatctttttattgaagatgaattttgacaaatccaccattggaatacatattcttcttatattctccatacttacaaaattttaaaaaaaattaaagatcaacaactatgtcatcaataaattgtttaaattgcaagtttttgtaatttaaaattatacataaaatataattttataaatcataCAGTAAATATTATCTGATTGTAACAAAATTTGGcatatgtattaagagcgtaaagaacatataatctaatggttagattttcaaaatatataataatgttaatgatattgagtaaggttctCCAATGTTGTAACTAAGAAAAACCCTCTCATTCTCTTATTTTCACTCTCTTAATTGTCTCTCCCACCCTTTCCGAAATTCCGTCCCTCTCATTGTCCCTCCCCTGCTACAGTTCCCACagtaataaaaacaataactttTTATGTTGGCACAACAATTGAAGCAATTGGGCAAGTGGTAGCAACTTGGAGTGCCAGAAATGGCTCCAATGGGAGTCGGGGGAGGAAGCTATTCAAGCATAAATTTTTGGACTTCACAACAACTGCACAAATggattttacttttatattaaatttaattatctaCATCTAGAACATATACCTTTCAGGTCATCATTGAATTTCTTCAGTTTGCAtgtttgttcatttgtttgctTACTATGTGTTCTTTGTTTCAAGTCCTAGATCAATGTCTAGTCCTGAACGTGTGATCCAAGGTAGCTTGGTTCTATAGGGATGTACTGAAACTTACTATGTTGAAGAAGTCAATCTAAGTTCAAGCAATGATTATTCAACATATGCAATACAATtccaaaataagttatttagaacgactttactttttttctttttttttggttcagaATAATTTATTACGTTTTTTCAAGATAATTAAGAGGAAGAGTGTTGGTGTAATTTAGATGTTTGTTCAATgctatttaaaattattaccTTAGAAATTTGATCAGGTCATACAATGCAACTGAAATTTTCTCTTGCAATGCAGATGAAATAATGGTTACAACTGATGAAGGTCTTGAATGGGTTAGGGAGATATGAGTAGAGGTGTCTAAAAATTTCAATATGCATCATTCTTTATCTATTTCTTTGGAGAATTTAGGTTTATTTAGAAAATGGTGACCTTAGACCAAGAACAGTATATTATATCAAGTTGCAGTGCATTCTAGTGCTACTAGGTATAAATGTGACtttatgtttgaaaaattaGTAATTATATGTATCATGACCAAAAAAAGAGTGTAAGTTGTAGAGTCTAACCTAGTCTGATATGGTGCCTTACTAAATGGGTCTGGTAGcatcaatttaaaaaagaaaaacaaagatctCATGTAATTATTCACTAATATATTTGCTCATTTCAAGTAAGATTTTTAGTATCTTCCCTTCAAAAAACTCTTAAGCCTAAGTAGTATGATGACTGATGATTGCGTACATTATACAGGCTACCGAGATCAACAAATTCATTTTCTATTGAAGAGCATGAAATTTTGATCTTAATAGATTTACCAAGTCAACTAGACTCTGTTCATCAACTTTCTCACATCTTGTTGTTTGATTACAAGAGTGAGACAATTAACCTATTGTTATAGGAAGAGCCAAAAGAGTCTTCCAAGAGGAAAATCCAGTATAACTGGAAAGATAACtcaacaaaaattttagattgACATCAGAGAGCTACTAAGTCCAACATCAAAGAGTCTATATGAACTTGAGCTTCCACCCAAGACAGTGAAGTCCTAACCTTTAAGTGGAGCGGTTCCACAAACCATTTGAAAGCTTTCAGTTCAGCTTGATGtccaaaaataataagattGAGGTTTTCTCTATACTACTGTCTTCGTCGTAGCATAACAAAATCagacttctaagttctaaccatGGCTTTTGTGCTGTCGTGCTGTATCCATTACTTGTTCTTTCTTTGGCTGCATCCCCCTTCCACTTCAGCTAAATCTAATGCAAACATAAGCTTGGGATCTTATCTCACTGctcttgatgataactcttccTGTGGTTCCCCATCCGGTGACTTTGCTTTTGGATTCTGACCAATTGGTGCAATAGGCTTCTTACTTGCTATATGGCTTGAAAAAATCCCAGAAAAAACCATAATTTGGTCAGCCAATGGAAATAGTCTAGTCCAAAGAGGATCCAAAGTTGAACTTACAATAGGTGGCCAGCTAGTTCTCTATGACTCAAACATTCAGCAGGTTTGGGCAGTTGATGTTGCTGCTAGTGGAGTTAACTATGCATCCATGCTCAACACTGGGAACTTTGTGCTTGCAAGAAAAGATTATGTCAACTTATGGGAAAGTTATAACTCTTTCCGACTGACACCATATTGCAGAGTCAAATGCTAAATCAAGGCAGGAGGATCCATTGCTAGGACCTTCCATGAAGAATGTTCTGCAAATGTTGGGCGGTGCCACTGAAGTTTTAGTGCCTCCATGTCCTTTTCCAACTACTTCAGTATAATCAATTACCTATAGGTATGCATCGATGCATGTTCCTTGCTAGTACTTGAACCATGTTTGGTTGTACTATTTTAGTCTAGCACTTGAAGCATACTTGGTTGTACTGTTTTAGATACTAGCTTGTTTGTTCCAATGTAGGAGTATGTTCTCATGTAATCTCTTGTCAGTTCAGTATTTTCTAAATGCAGTTGCATAAAAAGTTTAGTCCCATTTATGGTTGAAATCAGCATTTTCCCTTCCTAATGGTGTTCTAATTTCATTTTGGAATACTATTTATAGAATATAGGAAAGAATGTCCCTAAAAGAATGTCCCTAaaacaaatacatacatacatatatatatatatatatatatatatatatatacacacacacacacatgtcaATTGATAGCCTCTACTAATACACATGGGTAAAAAAGTTCACTTTTGGAGTCAATGATTTAAGCCTCAAAAGAAAGGGAGAGGAAGATTCAAACTAGTGATCTCCATATTATAAGGCATAATCTCTTGCAAATTGCTCTATGTCTTGGTGTTGCACCCTTTTTTTGTCCATAAAAGAGAAGCAAAAATGCTAGCGCAACAAGTATTTCTCttgatattataaattaaaacaaaacaaaatatcattTTACTAATATTTAGGATGACTAGGAATAAAGACTGTATGATTGTGAttccttttcagttttcaccccaccattttttcctttattgttctttttcaatttttgtaccAATCCTTCTATATCCCATCCATGAATCCTTACATAGCACTGATGAATAGTCCTAAATGCCCAGATCATCTTTGTATGCCATTTTGTCAAAAGGCAGTTTCACAAAGGTGTAGGACAGTGGTTTTGATCTTGTAAAATCTAGCTATATTTCATCTAAAAGGGCCTGCCTGAAAATAACTTGCACAGCAAAATATGTCAAACATAGTGGCTCCAATTAGTTCTAGAGTCTAGTAGACACTAGTCATTGTCCTGACCTCATCAATTGGAGTTTCCTAAAATTAGTAGAGGGATTCTGTAGGTGAGTCAAAATTCTACTTATAACGTGCTACTCATTTTTTCAATCCTTATGAATGGTGGCATTAACTGTTGGGTTTTGTATTAGTTTTATAGTGGTTCAAtactcaacaaaaaaatgattttttttttttttttttgcaatactaaacaaaaactttatcttgcaacccctttttttttttgtttgatacaaattttatataaagaatTACTTGACAAAGAatagttatcatttttttgAGAGTATTGGGACACAAATAATAATCATACATTCATGAGTATACCATTCCTGGATATTACCTGACTTGCCAAGCCGATAGCATTGACAATTAAACACACATAAAGACTTAAGCAACCAGAAAGGTAATTACGTAAAAGGATTTACATTGAACTAATAAATGAGGATGGATCTGTAGGAACTAAGACCTCAACTTAAGACACATTCCTTCAACTTCAAACTTGAAAGATTCTGCATGTGTCCAAAATTTCATGTAATCTTTTATATGCTCGTCATTTATGCAAAGTAATATCTGATGGAGTTGCTTTGATGCTCGACACTTCTCTAGTTAGGACAGTTCTATAAGGAAGGTACATTACCAAGGCAAGAATGAACATGGATTTGTATCTCATTCACTTCTCTATATTGCCAAGTATCGCCTCCTCACTTTTCTGTTTCATCTATCAATTTGGTTGCGTAAGTTAAACTAACCTTGTGGCAAGATCGATTATGTCAAGTTAATGTTGCAAACCATGACAAATATTTGTAAGTCTTGTTGTAAGACAGTAGTTTGGAGCTTGATAAATCTAGCTAGATTTAATCTAAGAAAGCCTGCCCGAAAATAAACTATACAGAAAAATATGTCGATGATAGTGGCTCCAATTTGTTCTAGAGTCTAGTAACCACTATTCATCGTCCAGACCTAGTCAATTGGAGTTTCCAAAATTTGGTAGTGGGATTCTGCCTATGGTATATTACTTGGTTTGTCAATCCTTATGAATGATGGCATTAAATGTTGGGTTTTGTATTAGTTTTACAGTGGTTCAATACTCAATAGGAAAGACACATTTTTGTAGTACAAAAGGAAAACCATCTAGCACCCCACtgccctcccccccccccccccccctttttttacattcaaatttcatataaaGAATTAGTTGATATagaaaaattgtcattttattgaAAATCTTGGAACATAtggataattattattaatattagagAACCTAGTTCCTGGATATTACTTGACTTGCAAAGCTGATAGTATTGACAATTAAACATGCATAAAGACTTAAACAACCAAAATGGTAGTTATGTAAGAGGATTTACATTGAACTAATAAATGAGGATGAACCTGGAGGAACTGAGACCTCAATTGATCCTTCCATCATTTGTACCACTTTCTTCATTGTTGGCCTTAGTGATGGATCCTCCTGAATGCACCATATTGCAATCATCACATATTTCTCCACTCTCTTCATGTCATCTGTTGCATCCTCATCATTCTCCACTAATAGCTCCAGTTTCCTGTCTTTATAGCAATCATATGCCCAGTCAGCTAGTATCATCTGATCCTCATCCTTTGCCTCTGCTTCAAAACTCTTCCTGCAACAAATGAGCTCTAGCAACAAAATGCCAAAGCTATAAACATCCACCTTGATTGTAACAGGCATGTTTTTGAACCATTCAAGTGCAACATACCCTTTAGTTCCCCTGATTCTAGTAGCAGTACGAGACTGATTTGTTTTCAAAAGCTTAGCTAATCCAAAGTCAGAAATTCTAGCTGAAAAAGAGTCATCTAGGAGGATGTTCTGCGGCTTGATATCACAATGGATGATTTGGGTGCTGCATTCTTCATGCAAGTAAACGAGCCCTCTTGCCGTTTCTAATGCAATCTGAATTCTTTGGTACCAATATGGTCGTGAACCCCCAAATAAAAAGCTTGCTAGAGAACCATTACTCATGAATTCATATACAAGAAGCCGATGCTCCCCCTCATTGCAGAATCCTAGAAGTTGGACCAAATTTCTGTGGTTTGTTCTTCCAATAGCACTCACTTCAGCATTGAACTCCATATCGCCTTCTCTCTCCATATTATACAACCTTTTAACCGCAACTGGTTTTCTGTCCTCATATTGTAGAACCCCTTTATAAACTTTTGCAAAGGCACCCCTCCCTAGCTCTTCCCTGAACCCATTTGTGGCTTCTGTTAGTTCCTCAAAAGTGTAACTTCGCAAATTCATGCCTGGCATGACCAGGTATGGATTACGGGCCTTTGGTTTCCAATATTTGAGACGAAAAACAAGCAGAATGGCAGCCAACATGAAGAGTAAGTTCAGAAACATCGAGCTGCTAAGGAGCACCGACACAATAAGTATCACAGttgattgatttttctttttcaaatctgCACCTGGAGGCTTAAAAGTAGAATTATCTCTCCTTGTTTTGATTAGAACTTTGCTTGCAGCGTTGTTGATGGGGTCCAGTCTCCCATTTGAGagaggaattttctttttcaagcacTTTCTATCTTCAAAAACGACCGCTGCACAGAAACAATCATCCAGGCAAGCTTTTCTACACCAATCTTCGGTTATGCTGCCTCCTCCATATCTTGCATAATCTGATCCGGATTGGGGCCAGTTTATACTTTCCATTTCACTTAAATCAAACTGATCTGTTTCTGAAGATGCTTCATCACAACTTTGTGGAAGAAAGTTCTGTTTGCAACCTTTCCTAATATCATCTGGATTAATGAAGGTGTATCCAGGTGGGCATCTGCAATTTGGTTTTCCATCATCTCCTAGGATGCAATAGCTGTTGAACCCACAAGCTCCACTGCCTATGTCTTCCAGAAGATGGCATATATTATCAGGTATATGGGACACAGAGGACCAGGCCATACGCCACCTTCCAGCATTTGTACTGTTAGTGCTCTTTTTTGGGTATACATATTGTCTAAAAACTCCATCATACTCCATAATTGCTCTTTGATAGAAGTCCTGCGTAGAACTAGAATTAGATGATGTCACCGTAAGTAAGCTTCCGTTTCTAGGTATGAGGTATA
This region includes:
- the LOC142606634 gene encoding G-type lectin S-receptor-like serine/threonine-protein kinase LECRK2 isoform X2 produces the protein MALQLSYLLSLLLLVLLLPYSTFAQSSSNQSLGSSLIAQENGSYWASPSGDFAFGFKQIENGRYLLAIWFNKIPEETIVWSANGDNLVPTGSKVELTEGGQLVLSDPTGTGIWKSELGVLGVVYAAMLDTGNFVLASQDGGYLWQSFDHPTDTMLPTQTMSMGSRLVAHYSKRNYSKGRFQFQLQIDGNLVLQTIEYPTDWSNTAYWLSRTIGSGFLVVFNESGSIYLIPRNGSLLTVTSSNSSSTQDFYQRAIMEYDGVFRQYVYPKKSTNSTNAGRWRMAWSSVSHIPDNICHLLEDIGSGACGFNSYCILGDDGKPNCRCPPGYTFINPDDIRKGCKQNFLPQSCDEASSETDQFDLSEMESINWPQSGSDYARYGGGSITEDWCRKACLDDCFCAAVVFEDRKCLKKKIPLSNGRLDPINNAASKVLIKTRRDNSTFKPPGADLKKKNQSTVILIVSVLLSSSMFLNLLFMLAAILLVFRLKYWKPKARNPYLVMPGMNLRSYTFEELTEATNGFREELGRGAFAKVYKGVLQYEDRKPVAVKRLYNMEREGDMEFNAEVSAIGRTNHRNLVQLLGFCNEGEHRLLVYEFMSNGSLASFLFGGSRPYWYQRIQIALETARGLVYLHEECSTQIIHCDIKPQNILLDDSFSARISDFGLAKLLKTNQSRTATRIRGTKGYVALEWFKNMPVTIKVDVYSFGILLLELICCRKSFEAEAKDEDQMILADWAYDCYKDRKLELLVENDEDATDDMKRVEKYVMIAIWCIQEDPSLRPTMKKVVQMMEGSIEVSVPPGSSSFISSIHIASKKPIAPIGQNPKAKSPDGEPQEELSSRAVR
- the LOC142606634 gene encoding G-type lectin S-receptor-like serine/threonine-protein kinase LECRK2 isoform X3, whose translation is MALQLSYLLSLLLLVLLLPYSTFAQSSSNQSLGSSLIAQENGSYWASPSGDFAFGFKQIENGRYLLAIWFNKIPEETIVWSANGDNLVPTGSKVELTEGGQLVLSDPTGTGIWKSELGVLGVVYAAMLDTGNFVLASQDGGYLWQSFDHPTDTMLPTQTMSMGSRLVAHYSKRNYSKGRFQFQLQIDGNLVLQTIEYPTDWSNTAYWLSRTIGSGFLVVFNESGSIYLIPRNGSLLTVTSSNSSSTQDFYQRAIMEYDGVFRQYVYPKKSTNSTNAGRWRMAWSSVSHIPDNICHLLEDIGSGACGFNSYCILGDDGKPNCRCPPGYTFINPDDIRKGCKQNFLPQSCDEASSETDQFDLSEMESINWPQSGSDYARYGGGSITEDWCRKACLDDCFCAAVVFEDRKCLKKKIPLSNGRLDPINNAASKVLIKTRRDNSTFKPPGADLKKKNQSTVILIVSVLLSSSMFLNLLFMLAAILLVFRLKYWKPKARNPYLVMPGMNLRSYTFEELTEATNGFREELGRGAFAKVYKGVLQYEDRKPVAVKRLYNMEREGDMEFNAEVSAIGRTNHRNLVQLLGFCNEGEHRLLVYEFMSNGSLASFLFGGSRPYWYQRIQIALETARGLVYLHEECSTQIIHCDIKPQNILLDDSFSARISDFGLAKLLKTNQSRTATRIRGTKGYVALEWFKNMPVTIKVDVYSFGILLLELICCRKSFEAEAKDEDQMILADWAYDCYKDRKLELLVENDEDATDDMKRVEKYVMIAIWCIQEDPSLRPTMKKVVQMMEGSIEVSVPPGSSSFISSMNI
- the LOC142606634 gene encoding G-type lectin S-receptor-like serine/threonine-protein kinase LECRK2 isoform X1; protein product: MALQLSYLLSLLLLVLLLPYSTFAQSSSNQSLGSSLIAQENGSYWASPSGDFAFGFKQIENGRYLLAIWFNKIPEETIVWSANGDNLVPTGSKVELTEGGQLVLSDPTGTGIWKSELGVLGVVYAAMLDTGNFVLASQDGGYLWQSFDHPTDTMLPTQTMSMGSRLVAHYSKRNYSKGRFQFQLQIDGNLVLQTIEYPTDWSNTAYWLSRTIGSGFLVVFNESGSIYLIPRNGSLLTVTSSNSSSTQDFYQRAIMEYDGVFRQYVYPKKSTNSTNAGRWRMAWSSVSHIPDNICHLLEDIGSGACGFNSYCILGDDGKPNCRCPPGYTFINPDDIRKGCKQNFLPQSCDEASSETDQFDLSEMESINWPQSGSDYARYGGGSITEDWCRKACLDDCFCAAVVFEDRKCLKKKIPLSNGRLDPINNAASKVLIKTRRDNSTFKPPGADLKKKNQSTVILIVSVLLSSSMFLNLLFMLAAILLVFRLKYWKPKARNPYLVMPGMNLRSYTFEELTEATNGFREELGRGAFAKVYKGVLQYEDRKPVAVKRLYNMEREGDMEFNAEVSAIGRTNHRNLVQLLGFCNEGEHRLLVYEFMSNGSLASFLFGGSRPYWYQRIQIALETARGLVYLHEECSTQIIHCDIKPQNILLDDSFSARISDFGLAKLLKTNQSRTATRIRGTKGYVALEWFKNMPVTIKVDVYSFGILLLELICCRKSFEAEAKDEDQMILADWAYDCYKDRKLELLVENDEDATDDMKRVEKYVMIAIWCIQEDPSLRPTMKKVVQMMEGSIEVSVPPGIFERFRGILHEGEIDKRVQFLIEGLFAIRKAKFQGYPAIRPGLDLVEQEDQITHEISLQEDIDPEIALDIFKGWGADENKG